In the Flavobacterium sp. 90 genome, CACGGATGTTACGAAACCTTAGAAGAAACCTATCAACAAATCTTTGGAAAATGGTTTTTAAACAACAATATTGAGTTTTCGCATTTGCCTGTAATTGAACAATATATTATAAACAACGGAAATTGTGACAATCCATCTGATTATCTTACGGCGATTTTTATTCCTCTTCTTTAATTTGTCCATTTTGGACAACTGCACAATTATACTTTAGAAATACATTTGTACTGTCAAAATACCGGTATCAAATGACACTAAACATTTAATTAACAACAACTAAGATGAAAAAAATATTTCTAACCTTATTATTATTGCCATTATTCTCCTCTTGTCAACAAGACGAAGCAATAGCAAAACCGGATGAATCACGCAAAACCGAAATTATGTATACAATGCCCGAAGAATCGGCACCACACGAAGGAACCTGGCTGCAATGGCCGCATCAATATCAATACGGAATTGATTATAGAAATGATTTGGATGCGACGTGGATCACGATGACTAAATCATTGGCAACAAGCGAAAAAGTACATATTATTGCTTACGATATTACTGAAAAAAACAGAATTACTACATTATTAAAAAATGCAGGCATTTCTTTATCTTCAATTGAATTCAAAATTTTCAAAACCGATGATGTTTGGGTAAGAGATAATGGTCCTATTTATGTCAAAGACAACAACAATCAATTGGTAATTCAGGATTGGGGATTTAATGGCTGGGGCAAAAAGGCTGCTTTCAAGAATTGCAACACTATTCCTTTGCAAATTGCAAAAGATCAAAAAACAACTGTTGTAGATTTAAACGCTGTAATGATCAACGAAGGCGGAGCAGTAGAAATAGACGGAAACGGTTCTATGTTGGCTGCAAAAAGTGCAATTCTAAATTCGAATCGTAATCCCGGAATGACACAACAACAAGCCGAAGCAAATTTTAAAAAATATTTGGGAATAACACATTTTATTTGGCTTAACGGAAAAGCAGGAAGAGAAATTACAGACATGCACATTGATGGTTTTGCACGTTTTGGCAACACAAACACAATCGTAACCATGAATGAAAACGATTTGTTGTATTGGGAAGTTCCCGAAACCGATATTGATACACTTTACGATGCAAAAGACAAAAACGGCAAAAACTACACTTTTGTAAAACTGCCATTGTCCAAAAATGATGTCGTAACAACTTATGGCAAAAAACTAGGATATAAAGGTTCTTACGTAAACTATTATATAGGAAATACCGTTGTTCTGGTTCCTAATTATAATGATCCAAACGACGCCATTGCAAATCAATTGATTCAGAGTTTATATCCTACCAGAAAAGTAATTGGAATCGATGTTCGCAATTTATACGCAAATGGAGGAATGATTCATTGCGTAACGCAACAACAACCGAAATAAGTTTTCAGTTTTCAGTCGCAGTATTCAATATTCAGTCGCAGTGTTCTCTATGATAAAAGCGAGACTCAAAACTGTGACCGCAAACTGAGACTGAATACTGAAAACTGAGACTGCGACTACAGTCTAATCCTCAATTTATCAACAACTTAAAATAATTTATAATTTACAATTTATAATTCATAATTATTTTCTACATTTGCACCCGAATTAGACTAACCTCTGGCGAGATCCGTGAATGTTACTCTATATAAAAACCATAATTACAAGATATCATGGCAGATTTAATGAAATTCGTTCAAAACGAATTAGTTGCTAAAAAAGATTTCCCTGTTTTCGGAGCTGGAGATACTATCACAGTTTTCTACGAAATTAAAGAGGGTGAAAAAACAAGAACTCAGTTTTTCAAAGGAGTTGTTATTCAAAGAAGAGGTTCTGGTAACACAGAAACTTTTACTATCCGTAAAATGTCAGGTGCAATTGGAGTTGAGCGTATCTTCCCAGTAAACTTACCAGCTTTACAGAAAATTGAAATCAACAAAAAAGGAGCTGTACGTAGAGCTAGAATTTTCTACTTCAGAGAACTTACTGGTAAAAAAGCTAAGATTAAAGATAAAAGAAGATAATCATTTATCTCTTTGTTACAAAAAAGCTCGTTTCATTTATTTGAAACGAGTTTTTTTTGTGCCTGATTTTTTTAAATATCATGATTTTTTTCAGGAGCTAATCCCGCTATCCATTTCAATCTTTTGTGCCGAACCCCGGCACAAAAGGATTTCCACTTCTATCGGGGCTAGGGCAATCATTTTCATAGAAGCTTTTAGTTTACGCCAAACCTGTTAGGTTTTAAAAACCTAACAGGTTTCTCAGATTGTGCGACATACATTATTTCAACGGATTAAAATCCGTTGCTACAAAATAGATCGTTCCTCCGGAACTTTGTATAAAGAGCCTTCGGCTCGATTTATTTTGTAGGGATGGATTTTAATCCATCCACCTCGACGGAATGTTTTAAGCATTTGTGTCATTTCGACGGAGGAGAAATCACACTAGAAACTCTGCAATCAAAATCGCCAATCTTTGTCGAGTTTCTTGCGAAGATTTCTCTCCCGAAGTCTCGGGATCGAAATGACAAATTAAACGAAAAATGCTTGTTTACGTCAAACCCGACAGGTTTTAAAAACCTGTCGGGTTTATAAGATTGTGGCGATAATTGCGCTTATTAAACAAAAAGTTCTAATGAAACCGTTTGCGTGAGGGATAGAAGCGGATAGCCCACAGCCTGACGAAGGAAGTGCGAGGACTTGTAGCGGATAGCCCGACCCGCCTTTTTCGGCGGGACACGCCCAAAATAAAAAAACCGATACTCATAAGCATCGGTTTGTATTTTAAGGAAAATTGGTTTTCTATTTTTTTAATAGTTTTTCCAAATATTCGATTTTGTCTTTTTCGGATTGTAGCAAACGCTCGTAAAGCTTTTCTTTTTCTTGGAAAGTTTCAATTAATTTATCTAAAGGATTGAAAGTACAATTATTATTATGTCCCAAATGACCGTTATTGATACTATTATCGTGGAAAGTATTAAAATAGCTAATCATATTTTCTTCTGAAAAATTTTTAATTGCTTCTACACTTACTCCCAAAGCTTTTGCAATATCTGCCAATTTTTCTTCCTCTACAGTTTCACTGTTTTCAATAGCCGAAATAGTTTGCTGGCTAATGCCTAAAGCCTGCGCCAAAGCTTCTTGCTTCATATCACGAAGTTCACGAATACGGCTAATTTTTCGCCCTATATGATTTGGTTTTGTAAGTGTGCTCATAATTCAAAGATAATGATTAAGCGTAATATTAAACAACAAGTAAAAAACATATTAAACATTGTATCTTACATTTGTGATATGTCTGTTGCTTTCAGCTCAAAAATACAACTTTTCATACAAAAAAAGTTAAAACTAAAATGATTTTATAGAACTGTAATATTTTCGTTTTTCGAAATGTTGAGCTTTTACTTCTGATTCATCAAAACTGTAATTTTTTAATACCAAAATCACCAATTTAGCAATTAAATGAGCCCGAAATAACAATCTGATAATTTCAGCATTTCTCATGAAAACTACACCGTTTTCGGACTGATTTTATTATATTTGCTCCGCTCATTTTGAGCCGACTATACCTTTACATCGCTTAATCTCGGCGATACGATTATAAAAAAAAAAAAGAAATGACACAGAATTCAAAAATCTATTACACCTTAACTGATGAGGCGCCATTATTAGCGACTTATTCTTTTTTACCTATTGTTCAAGCATTTACTGCTACGGCTGGTATTGCTATTGAAACTAGAGACATCTCTTTAGCAGGTAGAATTTTATCGAATTTTCCTGAGTTTTTAACTGATGATCAAAAAACGGGAGATGCTTTGGCTGAACTTGGTCAATTAGCAACACAACCTGAAGCTAATATCATCAAATTACCAAACATTTCGGCATCTGTACCACAATTAAAAGCTGCAATTGCTGAATTACAATCTCATGGATACAAAATTCCTAATTATCCGGAAGATCCTCAAAATGATGCAGAAAAAGATGCTAAAGCAAAATACGCTAAAGTTTTAGGTTCTGCAGTAAATCCTGTTTTACGTGAAGGTAACTCTGATCGTAGAGCGCCAAGAGCAGTTAAGAACTTTGCAAAAGCAAATCCACACTCAATGGGTGCTTGGTCTGCTGACTCAAAAACTAAAGTTGCTTCTATGCCAAACGGTGATTTCTACGGAAGTGAAAAATCGCTTACTGTTGCTGAAGCTAATGATGTAAAAATCGAATTTGTTGCAAAAGACGGTACAACTACTGTTCTTAAAGCAAGTACTCCGCTTAAAGCTGGTGAAATAATTGATAGTTCTGTTTTGAACTTACACGCTTTAAAAACTTTCGTGGCAACTGCAATTGCTGATGCTAAAAAAGAAGGTGTTTTACTTTCTGTGCACTTAAAAG is a window encoding:
- a CDS encoding agmatine deiminase family protein, which encodes MKKIFLTLLLLPLFSSCQQDEAIAKPDESRKTEIMYTMPEESAPHEGTWLQWPHQYQYGIDYRNDLDATWITMTKSLATSEKVHIIAYDITEKNRITTLLKNAGISLSSIEFKIFKTDDVWVRDNGPIYVKDNNNQLVIQDWGFNGWGKKAAFKNCNTIPLQIAKDQKTTVVDLNAVMINEGGAVEIDGNGSMLAAKSAILNSNRNPGMTQQQAEANFKKYLGITHFIWLNGKAGREITDMHIDGFARFGNTNTIVTMNENDLLYWEVPETDIDTLYDAKDKNGKNYTFVKLPLSKNDVVTTYGKKLGYKGSYVNYYIGNTVVLVPNYNDPNDAIANQLIQSLYPTRKVIGIDVRNLYANGGMIHCVTQQQPK
- the rplS gene encoding 50S ribosomal protein L19, coding for MADLMKFVQNELVAKKDFPVFGAGDTITVFYEIKEGEKTRTQFFKGVVIQRRGSGNTETFTIRKMSGAIGVERIFPVNLPALQKIEINKKGAVRRARIFYFRELTGKKAKIKDKRR
- a CDS encoding helix-turn-helix transcriptional regulator; amino-acid sequence: MSTLTKPNHIGRKISRIRELRDMKQEALAQALGISQQTISAIENSETVEEEKLADIAKALGVSVEAIKNFSEENMISYFNTFHDNSINNGHLGHNNNCTFNPLDKLIETFQEKEKLYERLLQSEKDKIEYLEKLLKK